Proteins encoded by one window of Hafnia alvei:
- the glyQ gene encoding glycine--tRNA ligase subunit alpha produces the protein MQKFDTKTFQGLILTLQDYWARQGCTIVQPLDMEVGAGTSHPMTCLRALGPEPMATAYVQPSRRPTDGRYGENPNRLQHYYQFQVVIKPSPENIQELYLGSLKELGLDPLVNDIRFVEDNWENPTLGAWGLGWEVWLNGMEVTQFTYFQQVGGLECKPVTGEITYGLERLAMYIQGVDSVYDLVWSDGPLGKTTYGDVFHQNEVEQSTYNFEYADVDFLFSCFEQYEKEAKILLELEKPLPLPAYERILKAAHSFNLLDARKAISVTERQRYILRIRTLTKAVAEAYYASREALGFPMCKKSDDSKLENI, from the coding sequence ATGCAAAAGTTTGATACCAAGACCTTTCAGGGGCTGATCCTGACTCTGCAGGACTATTGGGCGCGCCAAGGCTGCACCATTGTTCAACCACTGGACATGGAAGTTGGCGCTGGCACCTCACACCCAATGACCTGCCTGCGTGCACTCGGCCCAGAGCCGATGGCAACGGCCTACGTGCAACCATCCCGCCGTCCAACCGATGGCCGCTATGGCGAAAACCCTAACCGCTTGCAGCACTACTACCAGTTTCAGGTAGTCATCAAGCCATCACCAGAAAATATTCAGGAACTGTATCTGGGCTCATTGAAAGAGCTCGGTTTAGATCCGCTGGTGAACGACATTCGCTTCGTCGAAGATAACTGGGAAAACCCAACGCTGGGCGCATGGGGCTTAGGCTGGGAAGTGTGGCTTAACGGCATGGAAGTGACTCAGTTCACTTACTTCCAGCAGGTTGGCGGCTTGGAATGTAAGCCGGTAACCGGTGAGATCACCTACGGTCTGGAACGTTTGGCGATGTATATTCAGGGCGTAGACAGCGTTTACGATCTGGTCTGGAGCGACGGCCCGCTGGGTAAAACAACCTACGGCGACGTGTTCCATCAAAACGAAGTGGAACAGTCCACGTATAACTTTGAATACGCAGACGTCGATTTCCTGTTCTCCTGCTTCGAGCAGTATGAGAAAGAAGCCAAAATATTGTTGGAGTTGGAAAAACCTCTGCCTCTGCCAGCGTATGAACGCATTCTGAAAGCCGCGCACAGCTTTAACTTGCTGGACGCGCGCAAGGCGATCTCGGTCACCGAACGCCAACGCTACATTCTGCGTATTCGTACCCTGACCAAAGCGGTCGCTGAAGCCTACTATGCCTCCCGTGAGGCGCTGGGCTTCCCAATGTGTAAAAAAAGCGACGATTCTAAATTAGAGAATATTTGA
- a CDS encoding autotransporter domain-containing protein, producing the protein MIRPLASVFLVSCTLLSLPALSYDLKDVFVNNNSSSDIVPLDRASTSIEPGFSTHWVGSNSLASAALNPTTQQQVGSLGWRLDSNLELFTPYAEISYQRLSSNESYKQVGEFSAPQNLFSREIPNQEAHWVDVTVGANIPLTDYIAAFAELSQTNRLNNSEQFMYNIGVSANF; encoded by the coding sequence ATGATTAGACCTCTGGCATCGGTTTTTTTAGTGAGCTGCACCCTGCTCTCACTACCTGCTTTGTCGTATGATTTAAAAGATGTTTTTGTGAATAACAATAGCTCAAGCGATATCGTTCCGCTCGATCGCGCTTCAACGTCCATAGAACCGGGGTTTTCAACGCATTGGGTGGGCAGCAACTCATTGGCCTCTGCGGCGTTAAACCCAACCACCCAACAGCAAGTGGGCTCTTTGGGCTGGCGGTTAGATTCAAATCTAGAATTGTTCACGCCCTATGCTGAAATCAGCTATCAGCGTTTATCAAGCAACGAGTCTTATAAACAGGTGGGAGAATTTAGCGCGCCGCAAAACTTATTTAGCCGTGAGATCCCCAATCAAGAAGCGCACTGGGTTGATGTCACCGTGGGTGCCAATATCCCGCTAACCGATTATATAGCCGCATTTGCCGAGCTATCGCAGACCAATCGCCTCAACAACAGCGAGCAATTTATGTACAATATTGGCGTGAGCGCCAACTTTTAA
- a CDS encoding DNA-3-methyladenine glycosylase I produces MSQTFEDKKIRCGWVSSDPLYISYHDNEWGQPVYDDAHLFELLCLEGQQAGLSWITVLKKRENYRNAFHHFDPRKVAAMTDEDIDALMQDAGLIRHRLKLDAIVVNARAYMKMQQEGEDFSQFLWSFTEGKPQLNRPETLANVPAKTEISDVMSKALKKKGFKFIGSTICYAFMQASGMVNDHVKTCFCGKH; encoded by the coding sequence ATGAGCCAGACATTTGAAGATAAAAAAATTCGCTGTGGTTGGGTCTCATCCGATCCCCTGTATATCAGCTATCACGATAATGAATGGGGTCAGCCCGTCTACGACGATGCTCATCTATTCGAACTGTTGTGTCTTGAGGGGCAACAGGCGGGACTTTCGTGGATAACCGTGCTGAAGAAGCGTGAAAACTATCGTAATGCTTTCCATCACTTCGATCCGCGCAAGGTGGCGGCGATGACGGATGAGGATATTGATGCACTGATGCAGGACGCTGGCCTTATCCGTCATCGCTTGAAATTAGACGCCATCGTAGTTAACGCCCGTGCCTATATGAAAATGCAGCAGGAGGGTGAGGATTTTTCTCAGTTTTTATGGTCGTTTACCGAAGGCAAGCCACAGCTAAACCGTCCTGAAACCCTCGCCAACGTGCCTGCAAAAACCGAGATTTCTGATGTGATGTCCAAGGCGCTGAAGAAGAAAGGCTTTAAGTTTATTGGCTCAACGATCTGTTATGCCTTTATGCAAGCCAGCGGCATGGTGAACGATCATGTCAAAACCTGCTTTTGTGGGAAGCACTAA
- a CDS encoding N-acetyltransferase codes for MIRPAVKQDMPAIMALWLVSTTEAHPFISAQYWRESEVVVRDTYLPNALTWVAEDKGEIIGFISVLEQQFIGALFVDKRYHGKGVGQLLMMHVKMIFPQLMLEVYLENHRALRFYQHEGFQTQDTQFNEDTQHQTAIMLWEKTPGAWLED; via the coding sequence ATGATCCGCCCTGCTGTGAAACAAGATATGCCGGCTATTATGGCGTTGTGGCTGGTTAGCACTACCGAGGCGCACCCGTTTATTTCTGCGCAGTATTGGCGTGAAAGCGAAGTCGTGGTGCGTGATACCTATTTACCGAATGCGCTGACGTGGGTGGCAGAAGATAAGGGTGAAATCATAGGGTTTATCAGCGTGCTTGAGCAGCAGTTTATTGGCGCTTTATTCGTGGATAAACGCTATCACGGCAAAGGTGTTGGGCAGTTGCTGATGATGCATGTGAAGATGATTTTTCCACAGCTGATGCTCGAGGTGTATCTGGAGAATCACCGCGCACTACGTTTTTATCAGCATGAGGGGTTTCAGACTCAAGATACCCAGTTCAATGAGGACACCCAGCACCAAACGGCCATTATGTTATGGGAGAAAACCCCAGGCGCTTGGCTTGAAGATTAA
- a CDS encoding OmpA family lipoprotein, translating to MSKSRFCIAGAVCAALLLSGCTTNPYTGESEAGKSGVGAGLGALVGAGVGVLSSSKHDRGKGALIGAAAGAALGGGAGYYMDVQESKLRDKMRGTGVSVTRQGDNIVLNMPNNVTFDSSSSTLKPAGANTLTGVAMVLKEYPKTAVNVVGYTDSTGSQDLNMRLSQQRADSVASSLIVQGVEASRVRTQGMGPANPIASNSTTEGKAQNRRVEITLSPM from the coding sequence ATGAGTAAAAGCCGTTTCTGTATTGCTGGCGCTGTATGCGCTGCGCTGCTGCTGTCTGGTTGTACAACTAACCCGTATACCGGTGAATCCGAAGCGGGGAAATCGGGTGTGGGCGCAGGTTTAGGTGCGCTGGTTGGTGCTGGCGTGGGGGTTCTGTCCTCTTCTAAGCACGATCGCGGCAAAGGCGCTCTAATTGGTGCGGCAGCTGGCGCGGCGTTAGGCGGTGGTGCCGGTTATTATATGGACGTTCAAGAGTCAAAACTGCGTGACAAAATGCGTGGTACCGGCGTGAGCGTAACGCGTCAAGGCGACAACATTGTGCTGAATATGCCAAATAATGTCACCTTCGACTCTAGCAGCAGCACCTTGAAACCGGCTGGTGCTAATACCCTGACCGGCGTGGCGATGGTTTTAAAAGAGTATCCTAAGACCGCAGTTAACGTGGTGGGTTACACCGATAGTACCGGTAGCCAAGATCTGAATATGCGCCTTTCTCAGCAGCGTGCCGACAGCGTCGCAAGTTCTCTGATTGTTCAGGGCGTTGAAGCCAGCCGCGTTCGTACTCAGGGCATGGGCCCTGCGAACCCAATCGCGTCAAATAGCACGACAGAAGGCAAAGCTCAGAACCGTCGTGTTGAAATTACACTAAGCCCGATGTAA
- a CDS encoding LacI family DNA-binding transcriptional regulator: protein MSSQGIRATISDVAKAAKTGKTSVSRYLNGEQHLLSDDLKQRIEQAIQRLNYRPSQMARSLKGGQTRLIGMIIADITNPYSVDVLRGVEEACRVQGFTLLVCNTNNEINQEQHYLELLSSYRVEGLVVNAVGMREEALSKLQQSLLPMVLIDRKIPDFSCDMVGLDNHRAATEATRHLIEQGFEAVMFLSEPLGLVNTRLERLHAFQSTMAECPELIACHAEVVLNKGELLDQALSQFCHQHRGMRKAVMSANGALTLQVARSLRRLGLNWGSDIGLLGFDELEWAELAGAGITTLKQPTYQIGYAALELLVNRIQGDEQPTVEQKYPGELIVRGSTLR, encoded by the coding sequence GTGAGCAGTCAGGGAATCCGCGCCACCATCAGTGATGTCGCTAAGGCCGCTAAAACCGGTAAAACGAGCGTTTCGCGCTATTTAAATGGCGAACAACACCTGCTGTCCGACGATCTCAAACAGCGCATCGAACAAGCCATACAACGCCTTAATTACCGCCCAAGTCAGATGGCTCGCAGCTTAAAAGGCGGGCAAACTCGCCTTATCGGCATGATTATCGCTGATATCACCAATCCCTATTCTGTAGATGTTTTGCGCGGCGTAGAAGAAGCCTGCCGTGTGCAAGGTTTTACGTTGCTGGTGTGTAACACCAACAACGAAATCAATCAGGAGCAGCACTACCTTGAGCTGCTAAGCAGCTATCGCGTTGAGGGATTAGTGGTTAATGCCGTGGGGATGCGTGAAGAGGCGTTATCCAAGCTACAACAGTCTTTGCTGCCAATGGTGCTGATTGATCGAAAAATACCCGACTTCTCCTGCGATATGGTGGGATTAGACAATCATCGCGCTGCCACAGAAGCGACTCGGCATTTAATTGAGCAGGGCTTTGAAGCGGTGATGTTTTTAAGTGAGCCGCTGGGGTTGGTCAATACTCGGCTTGAGCGTTTGCATGCTTTTCAAAGCACGATGGCGGAATGCCCAGAGCTGATCGCCTGCCATGCCGAAGTTGTGCTTAACAAAGGTGAACTTCTGGATCAGGCATTGAGCCAGTTTTGTCATCAGCATCGTGGTATGCGTAAAGCCGTAATGTCTGCCAACGGTGCACTAACCCTTCAGGTGGCTCGCTCCCTGCGTCGTTTAGGCCTTAATTGGGGCAGCGATATTGGTTTGCTTGGCTTTGATGAACTGGAGTGGGCGGAGCTGGCAGGGGCGGGGATTACCACGCTTAAGCAGCCGACCTATCAGATCGGCTACGCTGCGCTTGAGCTATTAGTGAACCGCATTCAAGGCGACGAACAGCCTACCGTTGAGCAAAAATATCCGGGCGAGCTTATCGTGCGGGGCTCCACGTTGCGTTAA
- the tusA gene encoding sulfurtransferase TusA, whose protein sequence is MTDLFANPDKTLDALGLRCPEPVMMVRKTVRHMDDGQTLLIIADDPATTRDIPGFCRFMDHQLIAQETEQAPYRYLLRKGTPA, encoded by the coding sequence ATGACCGATCTATTCGCTAATCCCGATAAAACGCTGGATGCACTTGGACTTCGCTGCCCTGAGCCTGTGATGATGGTGCGTAAAACCGTGCGCCATATGGATGATGGACAAACACTGCTGATTATCGCGGATGATCCAGCAACCACCCGTGATATTCCGGGTTTCTGTCGTTTTATGGATCATCAACTGATCGCGCAAGAAACCGAGCAAGCACCCTATCGCTATTTGTTACGCAAAGGGACTCCCGCCTAA
- a CDS encoding 7-cyano-7-deazaguanine/7-aminomethyl-7-deazaguanine transporter — protein MFDFTPQQRMKALCWLSVFHVLIITSSNYLVQLPISIFGFHTTWGAFTFPFIFLATDLTVRVFGAPLARRIILAVMAPALLISYCISALFFQGEWQGFAALGEFNVMVARIATASFMAYVLGQILDVHVFNRLRQRSAWWVAPTASTLFGNISDTLAFFFIAFYHSTDPFMAANWVEIALVDYTFKLLISLIFFLPMYGVMLNVVLKYLSANRQDPHPQLN, from the coding sequence ATGTTTGATTTTACTCCGCAACAGCGGATGAAAGCCCTTTGCTGGCTTTCTGTTTTTCACGTTCTGATTATTACGTCCAGTAACTACTTGGTGCAGTTACCGATCTCGATTTTCGGTTTTCACACCACGTGGGGCGCATTTACTTTCCCGTTTATTTTCTTGGCAACAGACCTCACCGTCCGTGTGTTTGGCGCGCCTTTGGCTCGTCGAATTATTCTGGCAGTTATGGCGCCTGCGCTGCTGATTTCATATTGTATTTCAGCGCTGTTCTTTCAGGGCGAGTGGCAGGGTTTTGCCGCGTTGGGCGAGTTTAATGTGATGGTGGCGCGTATCGCGACCGCAAGTTTCATGGCCTATGTTCTTGGGCAGATCCTTGACGTGCATGTCTTTAACCGCCTGCGTCAGCGTAGCGCGTGGTGGGTAGCTCCGACGGCTTCAACGCTGTTTGGTAATATCAGCGATACCTTGGCATTCTTCTTTATCGCGTTTTACCACAGCACAGACCCCTTCATGGCGGCTAACTGGGTTGAGATCGCGCTGGTGGACTACACGTTTAAACTGCTGATTAGCCTGATTTTCTTTCTGCCAATGTACGGCGTTATGCTTAACGTGGTTCTGAAGTATCTCTCAGCTAACCGCCAAGATCCGCATCCGCAGCTGAATTAA
- a CDS encoding GNAT family N-acetyltransferase: MPAINVKHATVEDVHHLYNLLPEFSALHSLQDLINRLNNKENCILVAYKNEKPVGFKLGYALSDTTFYSWLGGVLPQSRRDGIAQVLLHTQEDWALNHGYQRIEVKTRNCFPAMLIMLIKNGYQLSELEVADNIADNRVRLVKCLTHGTNDK, encoded by the coding sequence ATGCCCGCGATTAACGTCAAACACGCCACCGTTGAAGATGTTCACCATCTTTATAACTTACTGCCCGAATTCTCCGCGTTACATAGCCTGCAAGATTTAATTAACAGACTGAATAATAAAGAAAATTGTATATTGGTCGCCTATAAAAATGAAAAACCTGTTGGTTTTAAGTTGGGTTATGCGCTTAGCGACACCACTTTCTATAGTTGGTTAGGTGGTGTACTTCCTCAATCTCGCCGCGACGGAATAGCCCAAGTCCTATTGCATACACAGGAAGATTGGGCTTTAAATCATGGGTATCAGCGTATTGAAGTGAAAACCAGAAACTGTTTTCCAGCTATGCTGATAATGCTCATAAAAAATGGCTACCAGTTATCTGAGCTAGAAGTAGCTGACAACATAGCCGATAACCGAGTCCGACTGGTGAAGTGTCTGACGCACGGAACCAATGATAAGTAG
- a CDS encoding DcrB family lipoprotein: MRNLVKFMGVGLLVAGLAACDGQSTDNTTSAAKGSTSVEASVPAGENISLLNGKVTFTLPAGLTDQSGKLGSQSNSMHVYANKSGQQAIIVIMAPLPADSLSTLSGRLVEQQKSRDPSLNVLSDKSIEVSGQQAQEVNSLQTAKGQVSYSSIVLAKAGDQLMTMQVSLPGENQQEAANIANGVINTLKIAE; the protein is encoded by the coding sequence ATGCGTAATTTAGTGAAGTTTATGGGAGTGGGGTTGCTCGTGGCAGGACTTGCCGCGTGTGATGGCCAGTCGACTGATAACACCACCTCTGCGGCCAAAGGATCTACGTCGGTAGAAGCTAGCGTACCTGCCGGAGAGAACATTAGCCTGCTCAATGGAAAAGTGACCTTTACGCTGCCGGCTGGCTTAACTGACCAAAGCGGTAAGCTAGGCTCTCAATCAAACAGCATGCATGTTTACGCGAATAAGAGCGGTCAGCAGGCGATCATTGTGATTATGGCTCCGTTACCGGCAGACAGCCTGAGCACATTGAGTGGTCGTTTGGTTGAACAACAGAAATCTCGTGATCCAAGCCTGAACGTGCTTTCCGATAAGAGCATTGAAGTGAGCGGGCAGCAAGCTCAGGAAGTGAATAGTCTGCAAACGGCCAAAGGCCAAGTTTCCTATTCCAGCATCGTACTGGCTAAAGCCGGCGATCAGTTGATGACCATGCAGGTATCTCTGCCGGGTGAAAATCAGCAGGAAGCGGCTAATATTGCCAACGGTGTGATTAACACTCTGAAGATTGCCGAGTAA
- a CDS encoding nucleobase:cation symporter-2 family protein has translation MTTPSTEFDQVHSSIAKPSATAPTKSELIYRLEDRPPLPQTLFAACQHLLAMFVAVITPALLICQALGLPAQDTQHIISMSLFASGLASILQIKTWGPVGSGLLSIQGTSFNFVSPLIMGGMALKNGGADIPTMMATLFGTLMLASCTEIILSRFLHLARRIITPLVSGVVVMIIGLSLIQVGLVSIGGGYSAMNDHTFGAPGNLMLAGSVLVVIILLNRQRNPYLRVSSLVIAMAVGYALAWAMGMLPDTSNMEKTTSLLMVPTPLYYGLGIDWNLLIPLMLVFMVTSLETIGDITATSDVSEQPVSGPLYMKRLKGGVLANGLNSMLSAVFNTFPNSCFGQNNGVIQLTGVASRYVGFVVALMLIVLGLFPAVAGFVQHIPEPVLGGATIVMFGTIAASGVRIVSREPLNRRAIMIMALSLAVGLGVSQQPLILQFAPDWMKTLLSSGIAAGGITAIVLNLVFPHED, from the coding sequence ATGACCACGCCATCCACTGAGTTCGACCAAGTTCACTCTTCAATCGCGAAGCCTAGCGCTACCGCGCCAACCAAAAGTGAGCTGATATATCGTCTCGAAGACCGTCCACCTCTCCCGCAAACCCTTTTCGCTGCCTGCCAACATTTACTCGCCATGTTTGTGGCGGTTATTACGCCCGCACTACTGATTTGTCAGGCATTAGGTCTTCCAGCACAGGACACGCAACACATTATCAGCATGTCGCTATTTGCCTCAGGGCTGGCGTCTATCTTGCAAATTAAAACCTGGGGCCCTGTGGGTTCGGGTTTGTTGTCTATTCAGGGAACGAGCTTTAACTTTGTTAGCCCTCTGATTATGGGCGGAATGGCGTTGAAAAACGGCGGCGCTGATATCCCAACGATGATGGCAACGCTGTTTGGAACGCTAATGCTGGCTTCCTGCACCGAGATTATCCTGTCGCGTTTCTTGCACCTAGCACGCCGAATTATTACGCCATTAGTCTCTGGTGTGGTGGTCATGATCATCGGTTTATCGCTGATTCAGGTCGGCTTGGTTTCTATTGGCGGTGGCTACAGCGCCATGAACGATCACACCTTTGGTGCGCCGGGTAATTTGATGCTAGCCGGTTCAGTTCTGGTGGTCATTATTTTGCTTAACCGCCAGCGCAACCCTTATCTGCGTGTCTCTTCACTGGTGATCGCCATGGCCGTTGGCTACGCGTTGGCGTGGGCGATGGGGATGCTGCCAGACACCAGCAATATGGAAAAAACCACCTCGCTGCTGATGGTGCCAACGCCGCTCTATTATGGCTTGGGCATTGACTGGAATCTGCTGATCCCGCTGATGCTGGTCTTTATGGTGACGTCCTTAGAGACCATCGGCGATATTACGGCGACCTCTGACGTATCCGAGCAGCCCGTTTCTGGCCCGCTCTACATGAAGCGACTGAAGGGGGGCGTTCTCGCCAACGGGCTGAATTCGATGCTGTCGGCGGTATTTAATACCTTCCCTAACTCCTGCTTTGGGCAGAATAACGGCGTTATCCAGCTAACCGGTGTCGCAAGCCGCTATGTGGGCTTTGTGGTCGCCCTCATGCTGATTGTTTTAGGTCTGTTCCCTGCGGTGGCGGGTTTTGTACAGCACATCCCTGAACCCGTTCTGGGAGGCGCTACCATCGTCATGTTCGGCACTATCGCAGCATCGGGCGTGCGTATTGTCTCGCGTGAACCATTAAACCGCCGCGCCATTATGATTATGGCGCTCTCTTTAGCCGTTGGTTTAGGGGTTTCTCAGCAGCCGTTGATTTTACAATTCGCGCCGGATTGGATGAAAACTCTGCTGTCTTCAGGCATTGCGGCTGGCGGTATTACTGCCATTGTCTTAAATCTGGTTTTCCCACACGAAGATTAA
- the gltS gene encoding sodium/glutamate symporter yields the protein MIHLDVYGTLVAATLVLLLGRQMVQKIPFLTKYTIPEPVAGGLLVALGFLLLKQTTGFEVSFDMSLKDPLMLAFFATIGLNANLASLKKGGKALSIFVFVVVGLLLVQNAIGIGMAKMLGLDPLMGLLAGSITLSGGHGTGAAWSKVFSERYGFENATEVAMACATFGLVLGGLIGGPVARYLVKHSSTPNGTPDDTEVPTAFEKPYSGRMITSLVLIETLALIAICLTVGHVIADFLRGTTFELPTFVCVLFVGVVLSNTMHAVGFYRVFERAVSVLGNVSLSLFLAMALMSLKLWELASLALPMLAILLVQTLVMALYAIFVTYRIMGKNYDAAVLAAGHCGFGLGATPTAIANMQAITDRFGPSHLAFLVVPMVGAFFIDIVNAIVIKLYLMLPVFPAVMG from the coding sequence ATGATTCATCTGGACGTATACGGTACGCTAGTCGCGGCGACCTTGGTGCTTCTGCTCGGGCGCCAAATGGTACAAAAAATCCCTTTCCTAACGAAATACACGATTCCTGAACCCGTTGCTGGCGGCTTGCTGGTGGCGCTCGGTTTCCTGTTGCTTAAACAAACCACGGGCTTTGAGGTCAGTTTTGACATGTCCCTCAAAGATCCGTTGATGCTCGCCTTTTTTGCCACCATCGGCCTTAACGCAAACTTAGCGAGTTTGAAAAAAGGCGGCAAAGCGTTAAGCATTTTTGTTTTTGTCGTTGTGGGGTTACTGCTGGTACAAAACGCCATTGGTATTGGCATGGCGAAAATGCTGGGGCTTGATCCTCTGATGGGATTATTGGCGGGCTCGATTACTTTGTCCGGTGGACACGGTACGGGCGCGGCATGGAGTAAAGTTTTCAGCGAACGCTACGGGTTTGAGAATGCGACTGAAGTGGCCATGGCATGTGCCACCTTTGGTTTGGTGCTTGGTGGATTGATTGGCGGGCCAGTGGCTCGTTATTTAGTGAAGCATTCGTCTACGCCCAACGGAACGCCGGACGATACAGAAGTCCCCACCGCGTTTGAGAAACCCTATAGCGGCCGTATGATCACGTCGCTGGTGTTAATTGAAACGCTGGCTTTGATTGCGATCTGTTTAACCGTAGGTCATGTCATCGCTGATTTCCTCCGCGGGACGACATTTGAGCTGCCAACGTTTGTCTGCGTATTGTTCGTTGGGGTTGTGCTGAGCAATACGATGCATGCGGTTGGTTTCTATCGCGTGTTTGAGCGTGCGGTATCGGTGCTCGGAAACGTGAGTTTGTCGCTGTTCTTGGCTATGGCGTTGATGAGCTTAAAACTGTGGGAACTTGCTTCTCTGGCGCTGCCGATGTTGGCCATTTTGCTGGTTCAAACGCTGGTGATGGCGCTGTACGCTATTTTTGTTACCTATCGAATTATGGGCAAAAACTATGATGCAGCGGTGCTAGCCGCAGGCCATTGCGGTTTTGGCTTAGGCGCAACGCCAACGGCGATTGCTAACATGCAGGCGATTACCGATCGTTTCGGCCCGTCGCATTTGGCTTTCCTGGTAGTACCTATGGTTGGTGCGTTCTTTATCGATATCGTTAATGCGATTGTGATCAAGCTGTACCTGATGCTGCCGGTATTTCCTGCGGTGATGGGGTAG